CCCATCCCTCCACGAGCGAGGGTTTGCCCGAGCGAAGTAGGGTGGGGTAGTTTACGCGAGACGCCTATCTTGTTCGCCCAGTTCTCGACGGCTACGCCACCGGGGCTGAGATCCTCGACGTTTCCGTCCCCGACCAGGACAGCGTAAGCCTGTCTGACCTCATGATCTTTCTCGGAGACGTCGGATGTCGAGGTCGAGTTAGTCCCAGACTCAGAGGCTTTCTCCGACAGTCCGTACAGCCCACCACCGAAACTCGTGACGTCGCCGGACTCCTCCAGCCGGTCGAGAGCGTCTCTGACCTCTTCCTCAGACAGACCGAGGTCACGGGACAGGTTTGAGACGACGTTACGTCCCTCACGGAGCTTCGAAAGAATCTTTCTCGAAGCTTCGTCCATGAAAACAGAAAGTCTACTCCAGAATCGGCTCGAAGTCGCTTATCTCGTCGAGACTGTCTTGTATACGGCGTAGCTTCCTTCTTATCTCCCTCATCTTCTCCTCCGTGATCTCCTCGGTCTCGAAGAGTGTCTCCTCTATCTGACTGTTGAGACTCGTTATCTCCTCAAGCTCAGGTTCGAGGTCGTCGAGCCTGTCGAGGACGTTCTCTACCGACTCCCTGAAGTCCTCCTCCGACGAGACGAGAGCCATCTTCCTCACCGAGTCGGAGTGACCTTCTACTATCTCCTTTATCTTGTCTACGATGTCTGACGAAGCGCCGTTATATATAAAGACCTCACCGCCCTTCTCGGAGACCCCCTCCTCCATGAGTACCTCGAAGAGACGTTCGTGCGACTCCTGGTCGTAGCCGCTTACAGTGTACTTGCCCCGAGTCCACGCACGGTTGAGTGGACGGACTATCTCAACCTCGACGTCTTCGAGACCCGCGAGGCTTTCGAGATCAGACCTCATCTCCTCGTACCCCTCGGACGGGTTGTTGTACCCCTCAAACTCAAAACCCTGAGTTACTTTTGTCATGGATAGTTATGTAAAGCATTAATCAGTTATAAACGAAGAGTAGTTAAAACTTCCCTTTGACGGGGTATCCCGAGAAGGCGAGGCTGTCCTATACCCCTTATACCCCTTCGACGGTGTTCTCGAACACCTGTTCGAAGAAGTCCTCCTCGGTGTCACGTGGACCCGAGTGTGCCTCGGGATGGTACTGTCTCGCGGTGATCCTGAGGTCGTCGTTCTCTATCGCCTCACTCGTGCCGTCGTTGGCGTTGACCTCGGTGACTTCGAGGTCTTCTAAGGTGTCCTCGTCGACAGCGAAGCCGTGGTTCTGTGCTGTGATATGTACGACGTTGTCCTCTAAGTCCTTGACGGGCTGGTTCGCACCCCTGTGCCCGAACTTGAGCTTGTAGGTCTCGGCACCGAAGGCACGGCTGATAAGCTGGTGTCCGAGACAGACTCCTGAGACGGGGATCTCGCCGACGAACTCGTCTATGGCTTCGACAGCCTCGGAGTAGTTGGCGGGGTCTCCGGGACCGTTTGAGATGAAGAGCGAGTCGGGATCGACGTCTCTGATATCCGACGGTGAGGCGTCGTAGGGCATAGCCACGACGTCGATGTTTCTCCTCCGAAGGCTGGTTATTATGTTACTCTTCGCGCCGCAGTCGAGGAGTGCGACGGTCGGGTTCTCTTCCCTGCCTCCGAATCCCTCGTAGGTCACGGGCTCGTCTACAGTAACCTGGGCTCCGAGGTCGAGTTCGGAGATGTCAGGACATGCGTCGGCGAGTTCGAGTGCCTTCTCCTCTGTGGCGTCCTCACCGACTACGAGTCCGGCGTTCATCGTTCCGTGCTCACGTGTCTTTATCGTGAGTTCACGTGTGTCGACGCCGCTCATCGCGGGTATCTCCTCGTCTTCGAACCAGTCGAGTACGTCTCGCGGAGACGTAGAGAACTCACGTGCTATACACGCCTCAGCCTGTATTCCGTCGGACTGGAAGCTCTCGGGGTCGACACCGTAGTTTCCTATGAGGGGGTACGTGAACATCAGCATCTGGAAGGTGTACGACGGGTCGGTGAGAGACTCCTCGTACCCCGTGTACTGAGTCGTGAAGACGAGCTCTCCCTGTACCTCGCCCGGAACTCCGTGCCCTTCGCCCTCTACGACTGTTCCGTCCTCAAGAGCGAGATAGGCTTTCATGTCGGTGTCAGTCATCGGTTCAAGTTCGGGTCATTAACCAAAAAGGGTTCTGCTTCTTGGTCTCGGCAGCCGAGTCTGGAAAACCCTTATCGATCTGTGACACAAATACCCCAGACCAT
This portion of the Candidatus Afararchaeum irisae genome encodes:
- the carA gene encoding glutamine-hydrolyzing carbamoyl-phosphate synthase small subunit, with the protein product MTDTDMKAYLALEDGTVVEGEGHGVPGEVQGELVFTTQYTGYEESLTDPSYTFQMLMFTYPLIGNYGVDPESFQSDGIQAEACIAREFSTSPRDVLDWFEDEEIPAMSGVDTRELTIKTREHGTMNAGLVVGEDATEEKALELADACPDISELDLGAQVTVDEPVTYEGFGGREENPTVALLDCGAKSNIITSLRRRNIDVVAMPYDASPSDIRDVDPDSLFISNGPGDPANYSEAVEAIDEFVGEIPVSGVCLGHQLISRAFGAETYKLKFGHRGANQPVKDLEDNVVHITAQNHGFAVDEDTLEDLEVTEVNANDGTSEAIENDDLRITARQYHPEAHSGPRDTEEDFFEQVFENTVEGV
- a CDS encoding Lrp/AsnC family transcriptional regulator encodes the protein MDEASRKILSKLREGRNVVSNLSRDLGLSEEEVRDALDRLEESGDVTSFGGGLYGLSEKASESGTNSTSTSDVSEKDHEVRQAYAVLVGDGNVEDLSPGGVAVENWANKIGVSRKLPHPTSLGQTLARGGMG